One region of Skermanella mucosa genomic DNA includes:
- a CDS encoding mandelate racemase/muconate lactonizing enzyme family protein: MAKLASIEPGFYRIPLPVVLTDSTHGEMKAFELNTVRLRDADGAEGVGYTFTVGRNGGAVDSVLTREIPELMQGEEADAIEWLWQKAWWALHYGGRGGPTVLALSAFDMALWDLKARRAGLPLWRLLGGYDAKVPCYAGGIDLELPLDALLRQTDDNLAKGFRAIKMKVGRRDLFEDVERVAAMREHLGRGFPLMVDANMKWGVDEAIRAARALQPFDLTWLEEPTIPDDPAGHARIVREGGLPIAAGENLRTLWEFKLYIAGGGVTYPEPDVTNCGGITPFMKIAHLAEAFNLPVTSHGAHDVTVHLLAACPNRSFLEAHGFGLDRYIAEPLRIEEGVAIAPERPGHGMEFDWKGLEKIRG, translated from the coding sequence ATGGCGAAACTTGCTTCGATCGAACCAGGGTTCTACCGCATCCCGCTGCCGGTGGTGCTGACCGACAGCACCCATGGCGAGATGAAGGCCTTCGAGCTGAACACCGTCCGGCTGCGCGATGCCGACGGGGCGGAGGGCGTCGGCTATACCTTCACCGTGGGCCGGAACGGCGGCGCCGTCGATTCCGTGCTGACCCGCGAGATCCCCGAGTTGATGCAGGGGGAGGAGGCCGACGCGATCGAGTGGCTGTGGCAGAAGGCCTGGTGGGCGCTCCACTATGGCGGGCGGGGCGGCCCGACGGTGCTGGCGCTGTCGGCCTTCGACATGGCCCTGTGGGACCTGAAGGCTCGGCGGGCCGGGCTGCCGCTGTGGCGGCTGCTGGGCGGCTACGATGCCAAAGTGCCGTGCTATGCCGGGGGCATCGACCTGGAGCTGCCGTTGGACGCGCTGCTCCGCCAGACCGACGACAACCTCGCCAAGGGGTTCCGGGCGATCAAGATGAAGGTCGGGCGGCGGGACCTGTTCGAGGATGTCGAGCGGGTCGCGGCGATGCGGGAGCATCTGGGCCGGGGCTTCCCGCTGATGGTGGACGCCAACATGAAGTGGGGGGTGGACGAGGCGATCCGCGCCGCCCGGGCGCTCCAGCCGTTCGACCTGACCTGGCTGGAGGAGCCGACCATTCCGGACGACCCGGCGGGCCATGCCCGCATCGTCCGCGAGGGCGGGCTGCCGATCGCGGCCGGCGAGAACCTGCGGACCCTGTGGGAGTTCAAGCTCTACATCGCGGGCGGCGGCGTGACCTATCCGGAGCCGGACGTCACGAACTGCGGCGGCATCACGCCCTTCATGAAGATCGCTCACCTGGCGGAAGCCTTCAACCTGCCGGTGACCAGCCACGGCGCCCATGACGTGACGGTGCATCTGCTGGCCGCCTGCCCGAACCGGTCGTTCCTGGAGGCCCACGGCTTCGGGCTGGACCGCTACATCGCGGAGCCGCTGCGGATCGAGGAGGGAGTCGCGATCGCACCGGAGCGGCCGGGGCACGGGATGGAGTTCGACTGGAAGGGGTTGGAGAAGATCCGGGGCTGA
- a CDS encoding ABC transporter ATP-binding protein — protein sequence MASVEIRDVRKSYGTAQVLHGVSVDIRDGEFVILVGPSGCGKSTLLRMLAGLESITGGEIRIGPRVVNDVPPKERDIAMVFQNYALYPHMTVAENMAFSMRLRRAKKSEIEVRVNRAAEILGLTKLLARYPKELSGGQRQRVAMGRAIVRDPKVFLFDEPLSNLDAKLRVAMRAEIKELHQRLRTTTVYVTHDQIEAMTMADKIVVMRDGIVEQVGAPLDLYDRPDNLFVAGFIGSPAMNLIEGRIEGGSFVSQGGLRLPLPAGWEDSAGRPVTYGLRPEHITLSDTGVPVEVVVVEPTGSETLIVVKGGQTELDCLFRSRILPAPGETLRIRPDTAHVHLFDSETGRRLAAQG from the coding sequence ATGGCCTCGGTTGAGATCAGGGACGTCCGCAAGTCCTATGGCACGGCGCAGGTGCTCCATGGCGTGTCGGTCGATATCCGGGACGGCGAGTTCGTCATCCTGGTGGGGCCCTCGGGCTGCGGGAAATCGACGCTGCTGCGCATGCTCGCCGGGCTGGAGAGCATCACCGGCGGCGAGATCCGCATCGGCCCGCGGGTGGTCAACGACGTGCCGCCCAAGGAACGGGACATCGCCATGGTGTTCCAGAACTATGCGCTCTACCCGCACATGACGGTGGCCGAGAACATGGCCTTCTCCATGCGGCTTCGGCGGGCGAAGAAGTCGGAGATCGAGGTGCGGGTCAACCGGGCCGCCGAGATCCTGGGCCTGACCAAGCTGCTGGCCCGCTATCCCAAGGAGCTGTCCGGCGGCCAGCGCCAGCGCGTCGCCATGGGGCGGGCGATCGTGCGGGACCCCAAGGTGTTCCTGTTCGACGAGCCGCTGTCCAACCTGGACGCCAAGCTTCGGGTCGCCATGCGCGCCGAGATCAAGGAGTTGCACCAGCGGCTTCGGACCACGACGGTCTATGTCACCCACGACCAGATCGAGGCCATGACCATGGCCGACAAGATCGTCGTGATGCGCGACGGGATCGTGGAGCAGGTCGGGGCGCCGCTGGACCTGTACGACAGGCCGGACAACCTGTTCGTCGCCGGCTTCATCGGGTCGCCGGCCATGAACCTGATCGAGGGCCGGATCGAGGGTGGAAGCTTCGTCAGCCAGGGCGGGCTTCGGCTGCCGCTGCCGGCGGGGTGGGAGGACTCTGCCGGCCGGCCCGTCACCTATGGGCTGCGGCCCGAGCACATCACGCTGAGCGACACCGGCGTGCCGGTGGAGGTGGTGGTGGTCGAGCCGACCGGGTCGGAGACCCTGATCGTGGTCAAGGGCGGGCAGACGGAACTGGACTGCCTGTTCCGCAGCCGCATCCTGCCGGCCCCCGGCGAGACGTTGCGCATCCGGCCCGACACCGCGCACGTGCATCTTTTCGATAGCGAAACGGGCCGCCGGCTGGCGGCGCAGGGTTGA
- the pcsA gene encoding phosphatidylcholine synthase, with amino-acid sequence MTEVTEPYSHVQKAAAWVVHAVTASGVVLGLMALLALVDNNAEGCLLWLGAALLVDGVDGTLARKFSVKRVLPNFDGATLDLVIDYLTYVFIPAIFIYKFIPLPGPLELVAVAFILLSALYCFCNVNMKSNDNYFVGFPAVWNVVALYLFILDLDPAVTFALITFFALMTFTTAKFVHPFRVPHLMPVNIAMTAVWMISSLLLVLNQPDDPMVLMVPWIVASAWFTGICAWRTVLGYARGA; translated from the coding sequence ATGACCGAAGTGACCGAGCCTTATTCCCACGTCCAAAAGGCCGCCGCCTGGGTGGTCCACGCCGTCACGGCGAGCGGGGTGGTGCTCGGGCTGATGGCCCTGCTGGCGCTGGTGGACAACAACGCCGAAGGCTGCCTGCTCTGGCTCGGCGCGGCGCTCCTGGTGGACGGGGTGGACGGGACGCTGGCCCGCAAGTTCTCGGTCAAGCGGGTGCTGCCGAATTTTGACGGCGCGACCCTGGACCTGGTGATCGACTATCTGACGTACGTGTTCATCCCCGCGATCTTCATCTACAAGTTTATCCCGCTTCCGGGACCGCTCGAACTGGTGGCGGTGGCCTTCATCCTGCTGTCGGCGCTCTATTGCTTCTGCAACGTCAACATGAAGAGCAACGACAACTACTTCGTGGGATTCCCGGCGGTCTGGAACGTGGTCGCCTTGTACCTCTTCATCCTGGACCTGGACCCGGCGGTCACCTTCGCCCTGATCACCTTCTTCGCCCTGATGACCTTCACCACGGCCAAGTTCGTGCATCCCTTCCGGGTGCCGCACCTGATGCCGGTCAACATCGCGATGACCGCGGTCTGGATGATCAGCAGCCTGCTGCTCGTCCTGAACCAGCCGGACGACCCGATGGTGCTGATGGTTCCGTGGATCGTCGCCTCCGCCTGGTTCACCGGCATCTGCGCCTGGCGGACCGTGCTGGGATACGCGCGCGGCGCCTGA
- a CDS encoding S8 family peptidase, whose amino-acid sequence MRNYAILRNLSPLATAEPFERRARSLGRGTVIVPPPEPMIDVARLTSRQVREVARDPGVRGIAPVMPIALIRPFEIPEAEAATQAWGIGAVRADVSAFTGAGVTVAVLDTGIDADHPAFEGVELVQEDFSGSGNGDRQGHGTHCAGTIFGRDVDGTRIGVARGVGRALIGKVLGDDGSGDSDMIFRGIQWAVQEGAQVISMSLGFDFPGLVARLVADDWPPELATSVALEGYRGNLRMFDALMEMVEARAAFSTGTVLVAAAGNESRRDRNKDFEVAVSIPAAAQGIISVGALGQTGTSLGVAPFSNTFPQVSAPGVNVLSARAGGGLVALNGTSMATPHVAGVAALWWEAMGGAPARIAASAVAAKILGQARTDVFLSDADPADHGLGLVTAP is encoded by the coding sequence ATGCGAAATTATGCCATCCTGCGAAATCTATCTCCCCTTGCGACCGCGGAGCCGTTCGAGCGCCGCGCCCGGAGCCTGGGCCGGGGAACCGTCATCGTGCCGCCGCCCGAGCCGATGATCGACGTGGCGCGGCTGACCTCGCGCCAGGTTCGGGAAGTGGCGCGCGATCCGGGCGTCCGCGGCATCGCTCCGGTCATGCCCATCGCGCTGATCCGGCCGTTCGAGATTCCCGAGGCGGAGGCCGCCACCCAGGCCTGGGGGATCGGCGCTGTCCGGGCCGACGTCTCGGCCTTCACGGGGGCCGGGGTCACGGTGGCGGTGCTGGATACCGGCATCGACGCCGACCATCCCGCCTTCGAGGGCGTGGAGCTGGTCCAGGAGGATTTCTCCGGGTCGGGCAACGGCGACAGGCAGGGGCACGGCACCCACTGCGCCGGCACGATCTTCGGACGCGACGTTGACGGCACGCGGATCGGCGTCGCCCGCGGCGTCGGCCGGGCCCTGATCGGCAAGGTGCTCGGCGACGACGGCAGCGGCGACAGCGACATGATCTTCCGGGGCATCCAGTGGGCGGTCCAGGAGGGCGCCCAGGTGATCTCCATGTCCCTGGGGTTCGATTTCCCCGGGCTGGTCGCCCGGCTGGTGGCGGACGACTGGCCGCCGGAACTGGCGACCTCGGTCGCGCTGGAAGGCTATCGCGGCAATCTCCGGATGTTCGACGCCCTGATGGAGATGGTCGAGGCGCGGGCCGCCTTCTCGACGGGCACCGTGCTGGTGGCCGCCGCGGGCAACGAGAGCCGGCGCGACCGGAACAAGGACTTCGAGGTCGCCGTGTCGATCCCGGCGGCGGCCCAGGGCATCATCTCGGTCGGCGCGCTGGGCCAGACCGGGACGTCCCTGGGCGTGGCGCCCTTCTCCAACACCTTCCCGCAGGTCAGCGCCCCGGGCGTCAACGTGCTGTCGGCCCGGGCCGGCGGCGGTCTGGTCGCCCTGAACGGCACCAGCATGGCGACCCCCCATGTCGCCGGCGTCGCGGCGCTGTGGTGGGAGGCCATGGGCGGCGCGCCGGCCCGGATCGCCGCGTCGGCCGTCGCCGCGAAGATCCTGGGGCAGGCGCGGACCGACGTCTTCCTGTCGGATGCGGACCCGGCGGACCACGGGCTGGGGCTCGTCACGGCGCCGTGA
- a CDS encoding UdgX family uracil-DNA binding protein (This protein belongs to the uracil DNA glycosylase superfamily, members of which act in excision repair of DNA. However, it belongs more specifically to UdgX branch, whose founding member was found to bind uracil in DNA (where it does not belong), without cleaving it, appears to promote DNA repair by a pathway involving RecA, rather than base excision.) has product MHAVELAHPVDFEGWRAAARRMVLADARPEAVDWRVGAQAGLFGDAAAPIVPEAVRNRAFTVPKDFLELAETVVCHRDPARFALLYGLLWRLTHGEPKLLEIVSDREVHRAEAMARAIRRDIHKMHAFVRFREREGHYLAWFEPDHFIVERAAPFFARRFTNMDWSILTPDRSVHWDGGTLHFTPGASRAEVPDEDALEDYWRSYYASIFNPARLKVAAMQSEMPRKYWHNLPEARLIAPLIRDAGRRAAAMVESGVTLPAPKSGRWAEAVPDVRAPEPEGGLQACRRCTLWRNATQAVPGEGPTGARLMLVGEQPGDQEDLAGRAFVGPAGQLLDRALVEAGIVRSDCYVTNAVKHFKFTPRGKRRIHQKPDAGEVEHCRWWLEEEVAAVRPRLIVALGATAGRALLRREVTVQRERGAVLRLEEGRSMLLTVHPSYLLRLPDPTAKAAEYDRFVTDLKLATSFATAP; this is encoded by the coding sequence ATGCACGCGGTCGAGCTGGCCCATCCCGTCGATTTCGAAGGCTGGCGCGCGGCGGCGCGGCGGATGGTGCTGGCCGACGCCCGGCCGGAGGCGGTGGACTGGCGGGTAGGCGCCCAGGCGGGACTGTTCGGCGATGCGGCGGCACCGATCGTTCCGGAAGCGGTACGGAACCGCGCCTTCACCGTGCCGAAGGACTTCCTGGAACTGGCGGAGACCGTCGTCTGCCACCGCGACCCGGCGCGCTTCGCGCTGCTCTACGGATTGCTCTGGCGGCTGACTCATGGGGAGCCGAAGCTGCTGGAGATCGTGTCGGACCGGGAGGTCCACCGGGCCGAGGCCATGGCGCGGGCGATCCGGCGCGACATCCACAAGATGCACGCTTTCGTCCGGTTCCGCGAGCGGGAAGGGCATTATCTCGCCTGGTTCGAGCCGGACCACTTCATCGTGGAGCGGGCGGCGCCGTTCTTCGCCCGCCGGTTCACCAACATGGACTGGTCGATCCTGACGCCGGACCGCAGCGTCCATTGGGACGGCGGGACGCTGCATTTCACCCCCGGAGCCAGCCGGGCCGAGGTGCCCGACGAGGACGCGCTGGAGGATTACTGGCGCAGCTATTACGCCAGCATCTTCAACCCGGCCCGGCTGAAGGTCGCGGCCATGCAGTCGGAGATGCCGCGGAAATACTGGCACAACCTGCCCGAGGCACGGCTGATCGCCCCGCTGATCCGCGACGCCGGCCGCAGGGCCGCCGCCATGGTCGAGAGCGGGGTGACGCTGCCGGCGCCCAAGTCCGGGCGTTGGGCCGAGGCCGTGCCGGATGTCCGGGCGCCGGAGCCCGAGGGCGGTCTCCAGGCCTGCCGGCGCTGTACCCTGTGGCGGAACGCGACCCAGGCGGTCCCGGGCGAGGGGCCGACAGGAGCGCGACTAATGCTGGTGGGCGAGCAGCCGGGCGACCAGGAAGACCTGGCAGGCCGAGCATTCGTCGGGCCGGCGGGGCAGTTGCTGGACCGGGCGCTGGTCGAGGCCGGCATCGTGCGGTCGGACTGCTACGTCACCAACGCGGTCAAGCATTTCAAGTTCACGCCGCGCGGCAAGCGCCGCATCCACCAGAAGCCCGATGCCGGCGAGGTCGAGCATTGCCGCTGGTGGCTGGAGGAGGAGGTCGCGGCGGTCCGCCCGCGCCTGATCGTGGCCTTGGGCGCCACGGCCGGCCGGGCGCTGCTGCGCCGCGAGGTCACGGTCCAGCGCGAGCGCGGCGCCGTCCTGCGGCTGGAGGAGGGGCGGTCGATGCTGCTGACCGTGCACCCGTCGTACCTGCTCCGGCTGCCCGATCCGACCGCGAAGGCGGCGGAGTACGATCGTTTCGTCACCGATCTGAAGCTTGCTACCTCTTTTGCGACGGCGCCGTGA
- a CDS encoding carbohydrate ABC transporter permease, with product MKRFSLAGIAGEAKLLLIGIPVLIWTMLPIYHLFLFAISPRDAAFSGNVWPEEPTLRNFEIVLNQDHYFLIHFWQQLANSLIVAIATGVLTLLVATFAAFAISRLKVEGGRTVMNLALFTYFIPAAFLAVPMYRTMGLYGLLNSKWALILAMVTVASPYAIWVLKQASDKLPYELDEAAVVDGASPMQLFWMVYLPLMKPSLVAVGTYALLLAWNEYLYAFLLLSRDTDITLPVALGNFLAADDSPWELLMTTGLIYALPPAAIYYAFKRYMVSGLTAGAVKS from the coding sequence ATGAAGAGGTTTTCCCTGGCGGGGATCGCGGGCGAGGCGAAGCTTCTGCTGATCGGCATCCCGGTCCTGATCTGGACCATGCTGCCCATCTACCACCTGTTCCTGTTCGCGATCTCGCCCCGGGACGCCGCCTTCTCCGGCAATGTCTGGCCGGAGGAGCCGACGCTGCGGAACTTCGAGATCGTGCTGAACCAGGACCATTATTTCCTGATCCACTTCTGGCAGCAGCTGGCCAATTCGCTGATCGTGGCGATCGCGACCGGAGTGCTGACCCTGCTGGTGGCGACCTTCGCCGCCTTCGCGATCAGCAGGCTGAAGGTGGAGGGCGGGCGCACGGTGATGAACCTGGCGCTGTTCACCTATTTCATCCCCGCGGCCTTCCTGGCGGTGCCGATGTACCGGACCATGGGGCTGTACGGGCTGCTGAACAGCAAGTGGGCGCTGATCCTGGCAATGGTCACGGTGGCCTCGCCCTATGCGATCTGGGTGCTGAAGCAGGCCTCGGACAAGCTCCCCTACGAGCTGGACGAGGCGGCGGTGGTGGACGGCGCGTCGCCGATGCAGCTGTTCTGGATGGTCTATCTGCCGCTGATGAAGCCGTCGCTGGTGGCGGTCGGGACCTATGCGCTGCTGCTGGCGTGGAACGAGTATCTCTACGCCTTCCTGCTGCTGTCCCGCGACACCGACATCACCCTGCCGGTGGCGCTTGGCAATTTCCTGGCGGCGGACGACTCGCCGTGGGAGCTGCTGATGACCACCGGGCTGATCTACGCGCTGCCGCCGGCGGCGATCTACTACGCCTTCAAGCGCTACATGGTCTCCGGCCTGACCGCGGGCGCCGTCAAGAGCTGA
- a CDS encoding putative DNA modification/repair radical SAM protein produces the protein MELREKLEILADAAKYDASCASSGSDRKTSAGTKDGIGSTEGMGICHAYAPDGRCISLLKILLTNFCVYDCLYCVNRRSSNVRRARFTPEEVVRLTLGFYRRNYIEGLFLSSGIIQSPDYTMEQLVRVAKMLREDHGFRGYIHLKTIPDASPELLAEAGLYADRLSINIELPSEPSLDRLAPEKDAGAIRRSMGRLRLRIEEAKSSPREPRFAPGGQSTQMIVGADGTDDRGILATSDRLYTGYRLRRVYYSAFSPIPDGSSSLPPGAPPLVREHRLYQADWLMRFYGFDAGEIVPDGGLLDLEIDPKLAWALVNRHRFPVDVNKADRESLLRVPGMGVRTVDRLLSIRKHKAVRLEDLGRLRVQVAKVAPFVTTADPQVGRSLLDRIDLRQRLAPRPAQLALPLFA, from the coding sequence ATGGAACTGCGAGAGAAGCTGGAAATCCTGGCGGATGCTGCCAAGTACGACGCGTCCTGCGCGTCGAGCGGATCGGACCGCAAGACTTCCGCCGGGACCAAGGACGGGATCGGCTCGACCGAGGGCATGGGCATCTGCCATGCCTATGCGCCGGACGGGCGCTGCATCTCGCTGCTGAAGATCCTGCTGACCAATTTCTGCGTCTATGACTGCCTGTACTGCGTCAACCGGCGGTCCAGCAATGTCCGCCGCGCCCGCTTCACGCCGGAGGAGGTGGTCAGGCTGACCCTGGGCTTCTACCGGCGCAACTATATCGAGGGACTCTTCCTCAGCTCCGGCATTATCCAAAGCCCCGACTACACGATGGAACAGCTGGTCCGGGTGGCGAAGATGCTGCGGGAGGACCATGGCTTCCGCGGCTACATCCACCTGAAGACGATCCCCGACGCCTCGCCCGAGTTGCTGGCCGAAGCGGGGCTGTATGCCGACCGGCTCAGCATCAATATCGAGCTTCCGTCGGAGCCCTCGCTGGACCGGCTGGCGCCGGAGAAGGACGCGGGGGCGATCCGGCGCTCTATGGGGCGGCTGCGGCTGCGGATCGAGGAGGCGAAGTCGAGCCCGCGCGAGCCGCGCTTCGCGCCGGGCGGCCAGAGCACCCAGATGATCGTCGGGGCCGACGGGACCGACGACCGGGGCATCCTGGCGACCAGCGACCGGCTCTATACCGGGTACCGGCTGCGCCGGGTCTATTATTCCGCCTTCAGCCCGATCCCGGACGGCAGCTCCAGCCTGCCGCCGGGAGCGCCGCCGCTGGTCAGGGAGCACCGGCTGTACCAGGCCGACTGGCTGATGCGGTTCTACGGCTTCGACGCGGGGGAGATCGTGCCGGACGGCGGGCTGCTGGACCTGGAGATCGACCCGAAGCTGGCCTGGGCGCTGGTCAACCGCCACCGCTTCCCGGTGGATGTCAACAAGGCGGACCGGGAAAGCCTGCTGCGGGTGCCCGGCATGGGCGTACGTACGGTGGACCGGCTGCTGTCGATCAGGAAGCACAAGGCCGTACGCCTGGAAGACCTGGGGCGGCTGAGGGTACAGGTCGCCAAGGTGGCGCCCTTCGTCACCACGGCGGACCCGCAGGTGGGCCGCTCGCTGCTGGACCGGATCGACCTGCGGCAGAGGCTGGCGCCCCGGCCGGCGCAGCTGGCGCTGCCGCTGTTCGCCTGA